One genomic region from Pagrus major chromosome 24, Pma_NU_1.0 encodes:
- the LOC140992373 gene encoding cyclin-Y-like protein 1 — protein sequence MGGSVSCCISPGESPKIHRREVELEECPITTTEDVSEDTGTYLQHISDRELPDELAQEANPSDHPRASTLFLNKSQTDVREKRKSNYLNHMSPGLLTKKYSSCSTIFIDDSTVSQPNLKSTIKCVALAIYYHIKNRDSNRSLDIFDEKKHPLSREKVPDDYSVVDPEHKLIYRFIRTLFSSAQLTAECAIVTLVYLERLLTYAEMDICPCNWKRIVLGAILLASKVWDDQAVWNVDYCQILKDITVEDMNEMERHFLELLQFNINVPASVYAKYYFDLRSLADDNNLSFPLEPLSNKRAQKLEAISRLCEDKYKDLSKAAMRRSISADNLVGIKNSQAVLS from the exons ATGGGAGGCTCGGTGTCCTGCTGCATCTCTCCAGGGGAGAGTCCCAAGATTCACAGGAgagaggtggagctggaggagtgTCCCATCACCACCACGGAGGACGTGAGTGAAGACACCGGGACCTACCTGCAGCACATCAGCGACCGGGAGCTCCCTGATG AGCTGGCCCAAGAGGCCAACCCGTCAGACCACCCGAGAGCCAGCACCCTCTTCCTGAACAAGTCGCAGACAGACG TGCGcgagaaaaggaaaagcaacTACTTGAATCAT ATGTCCCCGGGGCTCCTGACTAAGAAGTACAGCTCCTGCTCGACAATATTCATCGATGACAGCACGGTCAGCCAGCCCAACCTCAAGAGCACGATCAAATG CGTCGCATTGGCGATATACTATCACATAAAAAACAG AGATTCAAACCGCTCGCTGGATATATTCGACGAGAAGAAGCACCCTCTATCG CGAGAAAAGGTTCCAGATGACTACTCTGTGGTCGACCCAGAACACAAACTCATCTACCGCTTCATACGAACGCTCTTCAGCTCTGCACAGCTCACTGCTGAGTGCGCCATCGTCACTCTG GTGTACCTGGAAAGGCTCTTGACATACGCTGAGATGGATATCTGTCCTTGTAACTGGAAGCGAATTGTTCTCGGTGCCATTCTGCTGGCCTCCAAAGTCTGGGACGACCAGGCAGTGTGGAATGTCGACTACTGTCAGATCCTCAAAGATATCACAGTGGAGGACAT GAATGAGATGGAGCGCCACTTCCTGGAATTGCTCCAGTTTAACATCAACGTCCCAGCCAGCGTCTACGCCAAGTATTACTTTGACCTGCGCTCACTGGCTGACGACAACAACCTCAGTTTCCCTCTGGAGCCGCTGAGCAACAAGCGGGCCCAGAAACTGGAG GCCATCTCCAGGCTGTGCGAAGACAAGTACAAGGACCTGAGTAAAGCTGCTATGAGGAGGTCTATCAGTGCAGACAACCTGGTTGGCATCAAGAACTCTCAGGCTGTCCTGTCTTAA